The following proteins are encoded in a genomic region of Zea mays cultivar B73 chromosome 9, Zm-B73-REFERENCE-NAM-5.0, whole genome shotgun sequence:
- the LOC100281374 gene encoding BTB/POZ and MATH domain-containing protein 1 isoform X1, with protein sequence MGSSLSNLTDAACIVHQFKINGYSATKSMARTDSLPSKRLAVGGYEWEVHYTPSLLVDGSYMIAFRLVLLGAPRRNDVKAAFRCRLLYPSTNYGHQRGACVSDSMGNVEGQMSHAFKRAKESSGWIPLRKRNVVEAARVIENDSLTAECTITVVTELPEPDTAKTNAVLPRIRRLTGVHSLHHDLGELLGKGTGSDVVLVVCGESFAAHKAILASRSPVFMAQFFGPMKETHSQSQRVEIMDMEAAVFGAMLRFMYTDVVPELERQENGDVIAQHLLAAADRYGLDKLKSMCEDKLCGGTTVETAATTLALAEQHGCPKLKAWCVEFIAANLDAVMVTEGYKHLMTSSPLVLNDLLRAVRGTKN encoded by the coding sequence ATGGGATCCTCCTTATCGAACCTCACCGACGCCGCTTGCATCGTGCACCAGTTTAAGATCAACGGCTACTCGGCTACCAAATCCATGGCGAGGACGGACTCGCTCCCGTCCAAGCGGCTGGCCGTGGGAGGGTACGAGTGGGAGGTCCACTACACCCCAAGCCTCCTCGTCGACGGCAGCTACATGATAGCGTTCAGGCTCGTCCTCCTCGGCGCGCCGCGTCGGAACGACGTGAAGGCGGCGTTCAGATGTCGGCTGCTGTATCCTTCCACCAACTACGGTCATCAACGCGGTGCGTGCGTCAGCGATTCAATGGGGAACGTGGAAGGTCAGATGTCTCATGCGTTCAAGCGGGCGAAGGAGAGCTCGGGATGGATTCCGCTCCGCAAAAGGAATGTTGTGGAGGCGGCCCGGGTCATCGAGAACGACTCTCTCACTGCCGAATGTACCATCACGGTGGTCACCGAGCTACCTGAACCTGATACAGCAAAGACTAACGCCGTCTTGCCCCGAATTCGGCGATTGACGGGCGTGCATTCCTTGCACCATGATCTCGGTGAGCTCTTGGGCAAGGGAACCGGATCCGATGTCGTGCTGGTGGTTTGCGGTGAGTCCTTCGCAGCGCACAAGGCCATACTTGCATCGAGGTCCCCGGTTTTCATGGCCCAGTTCTTTGGCCCCATGAAGGAGACGCACTCGCAGTCGCAGAGGGTGGAGATCATGGACATGGAGGCGGCCGTATTCGGGGCCATGCTTCGCTTCATGTACACCGACGTGGTGCCCGAGCTTGAGCGGCAGGAGAACGGCGACGTCATCGCGCAGCATCTGCTTGCAGCTGCGGACAGATATGGACTCGACAAGCTCAAATCGATGTGCGAGGACAAGCTCTGCGGTGGCACCACAGTGGAGACAGCAGCGACGACTCTGGCGCTGGCAGAGCAGCACGGTTGCCCAAAGCTCAAGGCTTGGTGTGTTGAGTTCATCGCTGCAAACCTTGATGCCGTCATGGTGACCGAGGGTTACAAGCATCTGATGACAAGCTCCCCGTTGGTTCTGAATGACCTTCTGAGAGCTGTGCGTGGAACGAAGAACTGA